AATATAACGTTCTACCGAAGAACCCCGTGATTTATTGGAATTCACAATATACATATAAAAAATTAAGATTTAGGCTTTCCTCTGAGCGAAATCTCTCTAATTTGCCTACCTACTTGTTCTTCCAAGCTGTTTTCAACCTCTTTCATACCATTAACAAGTGTGGGTGCTCCTTTATTGTATTCTTCAATCCATTCTTCAGCGAATTTTCCGCTCCTTATTCTATCTAATACTTCTTTCATTCTCTTCTTTACATCCTCATTTATAACATATTTTCCTGCAGTAAAACCGCCATATTTAGCTGTTTCTGATACAGCTTTTAACATTCCTGTAAATCCTTTTTCATATATTAAATCTACTATCATTTTCATTTCGTTTATAGTCTCATAGTAAGCTATTTCCGGTTGATAGCCGGCTTCAACTAAAACTTGAAAAGCTGTCCTCATTAATTGTGTAATTCCTCCTACCAAATCAACTTGTTCGCCAAATAGGTCAGTTTCAGTTTCTTCTTTAAATGTCGTCTCTATAACTCCAGCCCTCGTAGCTCCTAATGCTTTCGCAATAGCCAATGCTTTTTCAAAAGCTTTCCCAGAGTAGTTTTGGTGTACTGCTACTAGAGCTGGTACTCCTCCTCCCTTTGCAAAATATTCTCTTACTATTGGTCCAGGTCCTTTAGGTGCTATCATATAAACATCAACTGTCTTGGGCGGTTCTATTAACTTATAATGGATATTAAATCCATGTGCGAATACAAGATCCATTCCATCCCTTAAATAAGGTGCTACTCTTTCTCTATACACATATCTTTGGACCATATCTGGTACTAAGAAAATTACTATATCCGACTTCTTTACTGCATCTTCTGTATGCATTGGGTTGAACCCATCACTTTCTGCTACTTTCCATGAATTTCCTTCTCTTTCTAATCCCACAAGTACCTTTAATCCAGAATCTCTAAGGTTAAGCGCCCAAGCTCTTCCTTGACTTCCATATCCTAGTACAGCTATTGTTTTATCCTTTATAGGATCTAAACTTGCATCTTTATCAATATATACTTTTGCCACTTACAACCCCCCAACTGATTGTTGTTACTTTTGTAAAAACTGGTTTAAAAACAACTATATCATATTCTCTAGCCTGTGAGGGCTCTCCTTCAATTATTGTACCATTGTTTCTAATAATGTATGTTACTACTTTTGCATCTTCTAGAATTTCTACTTTCTCTACATCTACTGTTTTGCTTAAATTTTGAATCGCTATATCGAAATTATTACTGTAAGGAATACCCATATAAATCTCGTATAAACCATCATCAGAAATCCTCCTAGCTTGCATCCAATTTATATCCATTAATAGTTTTCTAAAAGCTCCAGCAACTCTTTCAAAGAACCCTGGATCTCTATAATATCCAACTACTCTAACTACTTTTTCTTGGGTCACGTACAATCACCTGC
The sequence above is drawn from the Sulfurisphaera tokodaii str. 7 genome and encodes:
- a CDS encoding ACT domain-containing protein yields the protein MTQEKVVRVVGYYRDPGFFERVAGAFRKLLMDINWMQARRISDDGLYEIYMGIPYSNNFDIAIQNLSKTVDVEKVEILEDAKVVTYIIRNNGTIIEGEPSQAREYDIVVFKPVFTKVTTISWGVVSGKSIY
- the ilvC gene encoding ketol-acid reductoisomerase codes for the protein MAKVYIDKDASLDPIKDKTIAVLGYGSQGRAWALNLRDSGLKVLVGLEREGNSWKVAESDGFNPMHTEDAVKKSDIVIFLVPDMVQRYVYRERVAPYLRDGMDLVFAHGFNIHYKLIEPPKTVDVYMIAPKGPGPIVREYFAKGGGVPALVAVHQNYSGKAFEKALAIAKALGATRAGVIETTFKEETETDLFGEQVDLVGGITQLMRTAFQVLVEAGYQPEIAYYETINEMKMIVDLIYEKGFTGMLKAVSETAKYGGFTAGKYVINEDVKKRMKEVLDRIRSGKFAEEWIEEYNKGAPTLVNGMKEVENSLEEQVGRQIREISLRGKPKS